One genomic region from Octopus bimaculoides isolate UCB-OBI-ISO-001 chromosome 30, ASM119413v2, whole genome shotgun sequence encodes:
- the LOC106882705 gene encoding ubiquitin-conjugating enzyme E2 G1, which produces MTFKSEIWHPNIDKEGNVCISILHEPGEDKFGYEKASERWLPVHTVETILVSVISMLADPNDESPANVEAAKMWREQPDEFKRTVSKCVRKSQEDFND; this is translated from the exons ATGACATTTAAATCAGAAATATGGCATCCAAACA TTGACAAAGAAGGTAATGTGTGCATCTCAATCTTACATGAACCTGGAGAGGACAAATTTGGTTACGAGAAGGCTTCCGAACGCTGGTTACCTGTACACACTGTAGAGACTATTTTAGTCAGTGTTATATCGATGTTAGCGGACCCCAACGATGAATCCCCAGCTAATGTAGAAGCAGCG AAAATGTGGCGAGAACAACCGGATGAATTCAAGAGGACCGTGAGCAAGTGTGTTCGGAAGAGTCAAGAGgatttcaatgactaa